From the Acinetobacter wanghuae genome, one window contains:
- the aroK gene encoding shikimate kinase AroK: MPSKEFDTLPNIYLVGPMGAGKTTVGRHLAELLGREFLDSDHEIERKTGATIPWIFEKEGEHGFRGRETAVIDELTLRPQLVLATGGGAVTQAPNREFLHQRGIVVYLFTPVEIQLQRTYRDKNRPLLQVENPEQKLRDLLAIRDPLYREIAHHIIETNQGAARDLAQRILNLILSKQ; the protein is encoded by the coding sequence TTGCCAAGCAAAGAGTTTGACACCCTACCAAATATCTATTTGGTAGGTCCGATGGGGGCGGGGAAAACAACAGTTGGACGACATTTAGCAGAACTGTTAGGGCGTGAATTTCTAGATAGTGATCATGAAATTGAACGTAAAACAGGAGCTACGATTCCATGGATCTTTGAAAAAGAAGGTGAGCATGGATTTAGAGGTCGTGAAACTGCAGTGATTGATGAGTTAACCTTACGACCACAGCTGGTATTAGCCACAGGTGGTGGTGCGGTGACTCAAGCTCCCAATCGTGAGTTTCTACATCAACGTGGCATCGTTGTTTATTTATTTACGCCTGTTGAAATTCAGTTACAGCGTACCTATCGAGATAAAAATCGTCCATTGTTACAGGTCGAGAATCCTGAACAAAAATTACGTGATTTACTCGCGATCCGTGATCCACTCTATCGTGAAATCGCCCATCATATTATTGAGACCAATCAAGGTGCTGCTCGTGATTTAGCACAGCGTATTCTCAATTTAATTTTATCTAAACAATAA